In Gammaproteobacteria bacterium, the genomic window GAACAGAACACGACTGGCCTGGTATGGCTTAACCGTGTTCCTGAGTTCAGCGATACTTCTTGTTCTTGAAATTACTGCTGGTAGACTAATCGCCCCCTATGTAGGGGTTACCATTTATAGCTGGACTTCAATTATCGGCGTTATTCTAGCCGGTCTTTCGCTGGGTAACTGGCTAGGAGGTCGCTGGGCAGACCGCGGTGCCGATGAGCGCA contains:
- a CDS encoding fused MFS/spermidine synthase, whose amino-acid sequence is MNISNNYNLNRTRLAWYGLTVFLSSAILLVLEITAGRLIAPYVGVTIYSWTSIIGVILAGLSLGNWLGGRWADRGADER